A single window of Gossypium arboreum isolate Shixiya-1 chromosome 13, ASM2569848v2, whole genome shotgun sequence DNA harbors:
- the LOC128286853 gene encoding putative disease resistance protein At1g50180 translates to MAETFLFNVADRVLEKLVHLSVQEIRLAFNVKTDLKKLEDTMISIKAELLDAERQQHQNEKLRLSMWKLRDIFYDVEDVIDDFKCETLRKQDAINHRNTNSSKAVRVWISSTYRRKQEIPNHNGVNLGKHLDL, encoded by the exons ATGGCGGAAACGTTTCTGTTCAATGTTGCAGATAGGGTTCTGGAAAAACTAGTCCATCTCTCTGTACAAGAAATTCGCTTGGCGTTTAATGTCAAAACCGATCTGAAAAAGCTGGAGGACACCATGATCAGCATTAAAGCTGAGCTCTTGGATGCCGAGCGGCAACAGCACCAAAATGAAAAGCTGCGCCTCTCTATGTGGAAGCTCAGAGACATCTTTTACGATGTTGAGGACGTTATTGATGATTTCAAGTGTGAAACTCTCCGCAAACAGGACGCCATCAATCATCGCAATACCAACAGCTCAAAG gcggttcgtgtgtggatctcgtcaacatatcgtcgcaaacag gaaatccccaaccataatgg TGTCAATCTGGGTAAGCACCTAGATTTATAG
- the LOC108462454 gene encoding putative disease resistance RPP13-like protein 1 — translation MAETFLFIIAERVVQKIIGLTVGEVCLASTVRTDLKKLKDTIISIKAVLLDAERQQHQNEKLRLCMWKLRDIFYDAEDVIDDFKCEALRKQDAIDHPNTNSSKLRERYKRNGGADWHKIAHIRKVVITDDFGDVKMDESTIA, via the exons ATGGCAGAAACGTTTCTGTTTATTATTGCAGAAAGGGTTGTCCAGAAAATTATCGGTCTCACTGTAGGCGAAGTTTGCTTGGCGTCTACTGTCCGAACCGATCTGAAAAAGCTGAAGGACACCATAATCAGCATTAAAGCTGTGCTCTTGGATGCCGAGAGGCAACAGCACCAAAATGAAAAGCTGCGCCTCTGTATGTGGAAGCTCAGGGACATCTTTTACGACGCTGAGGACGTTATTGACGATTTCAAGTGTGAAGCTCTCCGCAAACAGGACGCTATCGATCATCCCAACACCAACAGCTCAAAG TTGAGGGAAAGATACAAACGAAATGGGGGTGCAGATTGGCACAAAATTGCTCACATCCGAAAGGTTGTTATTACGGATGACTTTGGAG ATGTGAAGATGGATGAATCAACCATTGCTTGA
- the LOC108461295 gene encoding disease resistance protein RGA2-like, with protein MAETFLFNIAERVVEKIVSLTVDEVRLAFNVKTDLKKLEDTMISIKAVLLDAERQQHQNEKLRLCMWKLRDIFYDAEDVIDDFKCEALRKQDAINHPNINNLKVRVLGSFRLPLSFSLKMSHKIKDINGRLGEFATEWNSFDLRQCNDSRHVFRRETISFVDSSDVIGRDEDKENIISMLMKPSEDRNVPVIPIVGIGGLGKTTLAQLVYNDDRVTSFFPLKIWIYVSEEFDLSRLLNLIIQSVNGVKCDDLTLEVLQARLRSLLNDKKFLLVLDDVWNENQAKWVGLRNLLRSTDGFSPSKIIVTTRSLNVASIMSSIPPYILKGLPLEDCLTLFTKWAFNDGDETQYSNLIRIGEEIVKKCKGVPLAVRTLGSLLFQKTDESDWIYIRDQTEIWRLEQHENDILPVLKLSYNHLPSHLQRCLAFLSLYRKDEMYYSDKVIRLWMANGLLEHPKQNQEWEDVGKRYLNELLSRCLIQKERDFGLYFTFKMHDLVHDLALDVSQKECKIVNSETETVDENVRHLLLCDDKLVKVPHVLEEMKNVRTIIIHDVLVESKTFHESVINLCVSNFKYLRALELWGSPLTALPNSIGTLKHLRDLDLGGCRSIRELPRSFDKLRSLQSLNLGYTGLQQLPDCVQRLIELRHLVITIKATHLKEIQAGCWTSLQYLVLYECKELECLPEGMQYLKSLRTLVLCFCTKLVSLPRSLKFLTKLEHLAIGCCVQINLKMEAEEEEDKDLQLSLKTLSLDNLYALADLPRLLLQGSSSTLQQLRIMRCPKLSILPAWLLNLTSLHKLEIEDCGNLSALPEGIDRLTNLRELTIDGCPELSKRYRENGGEDWHKIAHIQKVDIKD; from the coding sequence ATGGCGGAAACGTTTCTGTTCAATATTGCAGAAAGGGTTGTCGAGAAAATTGTCAGTCTCACTGTAGACGAAGTTCGCTTGGCGTTTAATGTCAAAACCGATCTGAAAAAGCTGGAGGACACCATGATCAGCATTAAAGCTGTGCTCTTGGATGCCGAGCGGCAACAGCACCAAAATGAAAAGCTGCGTCTCTGTATGTGGAAGCTCAGAGACATCTTTTACGATGCTGAGGACGTTATTGACGATTTCAAGTGTGAAGCTCTGCGCAAACAGGACGCCATCAATCATCCCAACATCAACAACTTAAAGGTGCGAGTTTTAGGTTCCTTTCGTTTGCCTCTTTCATTCTCTTTAAAAATGAGTCATAAAATCAAAGACATCAATGGGAGACTAGGCGAATTTGCCACTGAGTGGAACAGTTTTGATCTAAGACAGTGTAATGACAGCAGACATGTTTTTCGCAGAGAGACCATCTCTTTTGTGGATTCTTCTGATGTTATTGGTAGAGATGAGGATAAAGAGAACATAATTAGTATGTTGATGAAACCAAGTGAGGATCGAAATGTCCCTGTCATTCCCATTGTTGGAATTGGGGGTTTAGGAAAAACCACGCTCGCGCAATTGGTATATAATGACGACCGAGTTACTAGCTTTTTTCCTTTGAAGATATGGATCTATGTTTCTGAGGAATTTGATCTTTCTAGATTGCTCAATCTGATTATTCAGTCTGTAAATGGAGTAAAATGTGATGATTTAACACTTGAAGTCTTGCAAGCTCGTTTGAGAAGCCTTTTGAATGATAAGAAGTTCTTGCTCGTCCTGGATGATGTGTGGAATGAAAATCAAGCAAAATGGGTTGGCTTAAGAAATTTGTTGAGATCGACTGATGGATTTTCTCCAAGCAAAATTATTGTTACCACTCGGAGTTTGAACGTGGCCTCGATAATGAGTTCAATTCCCCCTTATATATTGAAAGGTCTCCCTCTTGAAGACTGTTTGACCTTATTTACAAAATGGGCTTTTAATGATGGTGATGAGACACAATATTCAAATCTCATTAGAATCGGCGAGGAGATTGTGAAAAAATGCAAAGGGGTTCCTTTGGCAGTAAGAACATTGGGAAGCCTACTGTTTCAGAAAACGGATGAATCTGATTGGATCTATATAAGAGATCAGACTGAAATATGGAGACTTGAGCAACATGAAAATGATATTTTACCTGTGTTGAAGCTAAGTTACAATCATTTGCCATCTCATTTGCAGCGATGTCTTGCTTTTTTGTCCTTGTACAGAAAGGATGAGATGTATTATAGTGACAAAGTCATCCGTCTTTGGATGGCTAATGGACTCCTTGAGCATCCAAAGCAAAATCAAGAGTGGGAGGATGTTGGCAAACGATATTTGAACGAATTACTGTCAAGGTGCCTCATCCAAAAGGAGAGGGATTTTGGCTTGTATTTTACCTTCAAAATGCATGATCTGGTACATGATCTTGCATTAGACGTGTCTCAAAAAGAGTGTAAAATAGTGAATTCTGAAACTGAAACGGTTGATGAAAATGTTCGACATTTATTATTATGTGATGATAAGTTGGTTAAAGTTCCACATGTTTTGGAGGAAATGAAAAATGTTCGAACAATAATCATCCATGATGTTTTAGTGGAATCAAAGACTTTTCATGAATCAGTTATAAATCTGTGTGTCTCCAATTTCAAGTATCTACGAGCATTAGAATTATGGGGTTCACCATTGACGGCTTTACCGAATTCCATTGGTACTTTAAAGCACTTACGAGACCTTGACTTGGGCGGATGTAGGAGTATACGTGAACTCCCGAGGTCTTTTGATAAGCTTCGCAGCTTGCAATCGTTAAATTTGGGATATACTGGTTTGCAGCAGTTGCCTGACTGTGTGCAAAGGTTGATTGAACTTAGACATCTAGTAATAACCATTAAAGCTAcgcatttgaaagaaatacaagCAGGATGTTGGACTTCTCTTCAATACTTGGTATTGTATGAGTGTAAGGAATTAGAATGTTTACCTGAAGGAATGCAGTATCTGAAGTCACTTAGGACACTTGTTCTGTGTTTTTGTACTAAACTTGTCTCATTGCCACGGAGCCTGAAATTCCTAACCAAGTTAGAACACCTTGCAATAGGTTGTTGCGttcaaatcaatttgaaaatggaaGCAGAAGAGGAAGAAGACAAAGACCTTCAGTTGAGCCTTAAAACTCTCTCACTCGATAACTTATATGCCTTAGCAGATTTGCCACGATTGCTTCTTCAAGGATCTTCTTCCACTTTGCAGCAATTACGAATTATGCGTTGTCCAAAGTTGTCCATTCTACCAGCATGGCTACTgaatctcacttctcttcataaACTTGAGATTGAGGATTGCGGAAATTTGTCAGCTCTACCGGAGGGAATAGACCGCCTCACCAACCTTAGAGAATTGACAATTGATGGATGTCCGGAGTTGAGCAAAAGATACAGAGAAAATGGGGGTGAAGATTGGCACAAAATTGCTCACATCCAAAAGGTTGATATTAAGGATTAA